A stretch of DNA from Malus sylvestris chromosome 9, drMalSylv7.2, whole genome shotgun sequence:
AGTTATTATCATCGGTCTAATGCCGAGATGGAGATATTCTCATCGAGAACCAACTCTTGGAAAAGAATTGCAGCACCTGACAAGGGTTTCGGCCACAGTACTGATATTATAAACGGGGTTCTTTTCAATGAAGCGCTTCATTGGCCCGGCTACTTTAACTGGAAGCAGCAGACtattgttgttttttatttgaccaACGAGAAGTTCCGGGTAGTGCCATTGCCTATCAAGTTTCAAAGGTCCACTGGCGGCGCTGTTAGTGCCATTCACACGCttcacttgttttttttttcacacttgATCAACTCCAACGTCTCACGGCGCCGGACGAATCTTATCCCGATAACTGTACCATTTTCTGGGATCCTTATGATGTCGGAGGAAATCGATTCTGGGTCGGGGAGTTTGTTAATCTTAAACCTATACAGCGAGTCACTCACACCATATTCTCTCATGACCCACATATCAAAATGTTGATCAtcccaaatttttaaatttcccTCATTTCTCATTGTTATGGTACGCCGTACGCACAGGCATCCTCCAGCAACTGTCAAACTATAAGGTCTAACAGCCAGGGCCGGCTCTGGCCCAATGCAATCAGGACGACCTCTCGAGGCCCAAAAAGGGGGAGGGGcaccaaaaaaaattatgttagttcatatatatacattaggttttgttttgttttggataCAACAAGATGCCAGATtgtttttgtacaatttttgtttcctttcccACCCAGGTTCAATTCCCACTCTCGCCATAAAAGGAGGTattttgctctttttttttctttgttctttttcatgtctactttaaatagcaaagaaacagtaATTAGGTTATTAAATGTGGCATTTCCAATAGTGgtctttttttgtcttttttttttctgtttgaaTTTATTTGCAAAATCAGGTTCAAGTTTGTCTAAATATAAATTAGGGGGTTTTTTTATCTATTGATAATCTTTTCATGTttaagtaataaagtgttgttattttttttttattggacaaAATGTTGTTATTGACAATCCAAAAATATCATCCTACACTTCTTTATGTAATTTTTCCCTTGTGATTTTATATATTTGGAATGAACCGCAACCTTTCATGAGAGCtcgaaaaagaaaatagtagATGAATTACTATATGTGGCCTTTGCTAGTGGCAATTTTTCGTTTTCATTTATTGCTGACGTATAAAATTAGAGATTTAAATATGTAAAATTCATTTCAAATGTCTCATAACGTGCACGTGACTTGTAGATCGGTTAGTTAAGAGTGTTTACATTTGCACTCAAGGTCTCTGTTCGAATTTCCTCACCGTAGTTTTGATGAGTTTAACAAATGTGCACGTGCCTTTACAAATTCGCGGATATCACTGAACTATATAATCTGAAATGGTCCTGTCACTTTGATAGCATGGTTACATACAAGGAGAGTATTTGAGCTTATTAGTGATGATTATCATGGGAATAGGAAGGTGAAAAGACTCAAAAACTCCCCAACACAAGCACAAGCTGAAAAATGAAGATCAATCGAGGATCGAATGGTTGCTCTTAGTTTGTATTCAAATGCTGCTGGTTTGTTTACTCCTCATTAATCTTGGTTGATCTTTTGTTATGATGCAGGAGCCATTATATGAATCGAATATGTTCAGTAGTGACGATTTATGTTGGACAAAATGCTGTTTCAGTTTTTTACTTAAAAAATGGAGCAAAACCATGCAAATTTATTTCatggaattttttatttgtatgagAATCAACTCATGAGattaattcctataaaattATAATCAAACACAATTTTTAAGCTCATTATAGTTTAAGtcacaaaatattttaaatattagaaTTCGGTCAATCATTGGTACCTTATTTTAAGGGGAGGCCAATGAAGAGAAATTTAAGCACAAATGGTGGATAGAGGATTCCTCTTCATTCAGGATTTGAACCCTCTTTTTTACCTTTAGTTTAGATGTATTGAGTGTAGATTATCatatcgtttgtcaaaacatGAGGGAAATATAGGCAAATTGTATGATCTTGTTGGTGaataaaattgtttttattatttggacCAAAATAGTCTATCTGTCCAAGGTACCAAACGAGACCTCTAAGGAACTTAGTAGTACATTTCATACAAATCGAAAGTAAGAAAGATCATATCTAGTTCAAAATCAGTTACACAAACGATCTAAATCAGTTGATAACATttcaatgacaaaaaaaaaaaatgaaagcacTTGTACCAATTGGCAGTACCACCAAGGGAGATCGAGGAGTTGAAAAGTCCGAAATAGCTCAGAGGACAATGCAAAtgtgggttttttattttttgaaagttTGATGAACATGTGTGAGATGACaaattagaaatttaaaaaaattaaaatgacaaTGTGCTTAAAATTACAGTTCAGATGACAACAAAAAAATGAGTGTAAGTTCATATAATATTCTAGATAACCGTTCAAACGCAAGTAGTTGATTGCCCTGATTGTTAAAGTCTTAATTTTCAACTCATTGCGTCCTGAGTTCAGGTTCTTCCCATCTCTCATcctttttagtgtaaattagTATAAATTATTGCTTGTAATAAAATTTTACCGTCCAAGAGATATTTAATTAATGGAAGAAACATGCATATGGGCCAGTGGCACCAGCTCAACAAGTGATGACTGGTGTGTAAACTTGGTCCAGTAAACTGTAAACCATACAAATACAACTAACTTGCTTTTAAGTTGCTGGTTTTCTatcctctatatatatatagttggaATGGAAGCGATGCACCTTATCCACTCTCAGCGAAGACCACTAGATATTCTACAGAATTAGGAAGCGAAaggaaatcaaagaaaaacatGGACGGGATACAACAACTAGGTCTTCCAGTTCTGGGAATTGTAGCTGCTGCAGCTGTTACCTTCTATGCTGTCAGCTTTCTTGAGCTTAGTGAGGTAACcctttttccctctctctctctctctctctctctctctctctcccagtcccaaaatttaatctatgttgtttttctttttctctaattatttggtgaaataaatctgagtatttgtaccaaaatataaaaataaatgttatgttttctttggtTGAATCTGCAGAAGTCGTTTAGGGACTTGGACGAGAAAGAATATGGTGAAAGTGGCGGATACAAGCCATCTCCGAGCTCTAGGGTAAAGCGCGCCAGAAGAAAAGCTGAAAAACAAGCCAAACGTTGAAAGCAAAACAATGTATACAGAGTTTTAATTTCTCTGTACATTCTCAGTAATACTGTGGTTCCGAAGTTGTACAATATTAATTCTATAAGATGTCCTTCCCTTCTCACAACAAATTATTCCTTCTAAATATGATTATCTCGGTATTATAAAATGGAAATTTTTTTCCTCCTCCTTGCATGTCGTTGGAGTCCTTTTTATTTTCAGACAAATCAAATATCCGAGTTGGAGTCGTTCCTTTTTGCAAACAAATTATATCGGAGTTCCTTTGCTCAGTATTTAGGGATAGCAAGGTCATAAATAGAGATGAGGAGTCCTCCTACCCTCCCTGGTTCGATATGGAAAAGGGTTACGCGCATAAACTTTTCTTTTGGTGATGTTAATGAAGTATTTTTGTGCATGTAACAATGTTATAGAATGTAGACAGTGTCGCCATTAGTTTCTGGTAAGCCTGGACTACTTCGATCTTTGAGAGATCTCTTATATTTAGATTTTGAACTTGACTTATTCCTCTAAGGGTACCAATTTCATCCAGCATCTTGCATTAGGGAAATGATTTCTgctctcatttttctctttctACCGTACTCCCTTCGTTTATACCCGTCGATTCTCTTTATTCAATCTAATAGctagaagaaaatgaagaacataGAGAAAAATGAAGTGCAGACATCAAAGGAGGCCAAACGAGGAGCCGATTATCACGAGAACctgaaatcttattttatatataCATCTTTCGGAAGTAGGCTGATAAATTTTGTTATCAACATGATGAGAAGATTCGAACTTGAAATCTCTTCCAACATTCAAAAGACGAGTACAACTAAACCGACAACTGTTGGTGAAGTAGGGCTTTATTCAGAATATCATTCATTTAACAAAAACACAAAGGGGAAAGGATTTTCCTTTTACATGAAAGTCTACATCTTTTTTTCACCATCGTCAGATATCAATACATTTACAAGTTGCAACTACTTCTGCTTAGACTTGAGTTCCTTCACATATTCTTCAGTGTCCTTCAATGCTTTCCCATAAAGGCTTATTAACTGGAAATGAAAACACAGGTTCTGGTTAGCATGTTCGTAAGAAACTTACTCCGAAAACCTTTTCCACGATGCAAGTATTACTCAATTCTAAGCAAGATTGGAACAAATCGGGAATACCTCGTCAACCTCACAAGGAGTCATAATAAATGGTGGAGACATCATTATGTTATCCCCAGCGACACGTATTAGCATCCCATGCTTCTCGCATTGGGCTCCAAAATATGCACCTACCCCTGTGATGCATATCATCAAGGCATAATATTAATAAAGGAAGCTAAGACAGCCCCGATATTACAGAAACAATTGCTTCTGGTCACCACGCCAGTCAATCAGAAAAACCCACCAGatatcacaaaataaaacagCAAATAGCGCAAAAAAACAGTATACACATCTCAGCACACCAGCCCCATAGTGGTTTGTGCATGTAGTTTCTCTGTCCATACTCCATATAAATAATAATTTCTACTGAACGTACTGTAAAACAGGTAGGACTATTGAAGCGGATCTCTTTGATAGGTTTGGACTGCAATCTTATATGCAAATGTAGCTCAATTATACCCAAAAAAATTCCCATAAAAACTATCCATACTAGATGTACTCTAcgtcatttttctttttagtgtAAAGATGAGACTTACCCCATTCAGCAGGAAATGGATCATTCGGTGACTTATTGTCTGTGAATTCTGTACCAAGGATCAATCCAGTTCCCC
This window harbors:
- the LOC126582850 gene encoding uncharacterized protein LOC126582850; the protein is MDGIQQLGLPVLGIVAAAAVTFYAVSFLELSEKSFRDLDEKEYGESGGYKPSPSSRVKRARRKAEKQAKR